A part of Miscanthus floridulus cultivar M001 chromosome 6, ASM1932011v1, whole genome shotgun sequence genomic DNA contains:
- the LOC136458330 gene encoding uncharacterized protein: MALAFASHARRLLFAGAGAPARSFHVQPYQARVGVVEFLNGVGKRMETQAAKPEEAVGSDIQRLIEAGKLRRKNLRIPCKRRKLILSLAHKFRLGLWKPQAEPKKVE, encoded by the exons ATGGCTCTCGCGTTCGCATCTCACGCCCGCCGCCTCCTCTTTGCCGGCGCTGGAGCTCCGGCGAGATCGTTCCACGTCCAGCCCTACCAAG CCAGGGTCGGCGTGGTGGAGTTCCTCAACGGCGTGGGTAAGCGGATGGAGACGCAAGCCGCGAAGCCGGAGGAAGCAGTGGGTAGCGATATCCAGAGGCTGATCGAGGCCGGCAAGTTGCGGCGCAAGAATCTCCGCATCCCCTGCAAGCGT AGAAAGTTGATTTTGAGTCTTGCCCACAAGTTTCGTCTTGGTCTCTGGAAGCCTCAAGCAGAACCCAAGAAAGTCGAATGA